The genomic DNA GTTTACGACGAAGCGCTCAACTTTGCCACGGAGGAAGCGCAGTTTGAAATGGTCATGGCCGCCATCCGCGCGATCCGCAACCGCCGCGCGGAGATGAACGTGCCGCCTTCCAAAAAAGCCAGTATCTATATCGCGACCGACGAACCGGCTGTGTTTGAAGCGGGCGTCCCATTCTTCCTGCGGCTTGCGTCCGCATCGGAGGTGAAGGTGGCGGGAAGTTTTGAAATTCCGGGAGCGGTGCAGGTGATCACCGACGCGGCGCGCATCTTCATCCCGATGGACGAACTGATCGACCGGGAGAAGGAGATCGCCCGTCTGAACGCGGAAAAGGCCAAGGTGGAAAAGGAGATCGCCGCGGTGAACGGCAAACTCGCGAACCAGGGCTTTGTCGCGAAAGCGCCGGCGGCTGTGGTCGACGCGGAACGTGCCCGTCTCGCAAAAGCGCGGGAGCGCCTCGCAAAGATCGAAGAATCGATCGCGGCCTTTGGTTGACGGCTGGCGAGAAAATTTTGATTGAACTTTTTTAAAAGTTCATAAGGGCGCCGGGACAGTGTCCTCGGCCCGCGCTTCGCAAAGCGCGGAACGCCTGATTGTTCAAGCGTATTTGGGGGTATGGGGGGATTTGCAAGAGAAATCCCCCCATCCTTTTCTTTTCCGGCTCTATCGATGCCGCTTTCCAAAGGAGATGAACCCATGACCTACGAAGAAGCCCTCGCCTATATCCATTCACTGCCGCGTTTTCCGGACCTCGGCCCAATGCGCGCGCTTATGCGGATGCTCGAAAATCCTCAGGACGAGCTCAAAACGGTCCACATCGCCGGGACGAACGGCAAAGGCTCGACCGCCGCGATGACCGCGTCAATTCTGCGCGCCGCGGGCTATAAAACCGGCCTTTATATCTCCCCGTATATCATCGATTTCCGGGAGCGCATCCAGATCGACGGCGAGATGATCCCTAAAGAGGCGCTTGCCGCGCTCACCGAGGAACTCCGCCCGCTCTCAGAGCGGGCGGGCGGCCTCACAGAATTCGCCTTTGTCACCGCGCTTGCCTTTTTGTGGTTTTTGCGGCAGAAATGCGAAATTTGTGTGATCGAAGTGGGGCTTGGCGGCAGGCTGGATGCCACCAATGTCCTTAAAAAGCCGATGCTCAGCGTCATCACCAAGATCGGCATGGATCATACTGCGCTGCTCGGCGACACGGTGGAAGCGATTGCCCGCGAGAAATGCGGCATCATCAAACCGGGCGTGCGGACGGTGACCTGCGGCGGGCAGGACCCGGACGCGCTTGCCGTGATCTATGAGGAGGCAATGCTGCATGGGGACGGCACGGTCGTCCAGCCGAACAGGAGCGCTGTGGAAGGCCTGTACATGGAAATTTCCGGTTCGGATTTTATTTATAACGGATATCAGATTCATCTGCCGCTGCCGGGCGCCTACCAGATAGACAACGCCCTGACCGCAATCACCGTTGTGGACGAACTGTCCCGCTTTCCTGGTTTCAAAGGGGCGCACTGCTTTGCCGGGCAAGGCCTTGCTTCGGTGCGCTTTCCGGCGCGGATGGAACTGATGCAGCATGACCCGCCGGTATTTTTGGATGGTGCGCATAACCCGC from Anaerotruncus rubiinfantis includes the following:
- a CDS encoding bifunctional folylpolyglutamate synthase/dihydrofolate synthase produces the protein MTYEEALAYIHSLPRFPDLGPMRALMRMLENPQDELKTVHIAGTNGKGSTAAMTASILRAAGYKTGLYISPYIIDFRERIQIDGEMIPKEALAALTEELRPLSERAGGLTEFAFVTALAFLWFLRQKCEICVIEVGLGGRLDATNVLKKPMLSVITKIGMDHTALLGDTVEAIAREKCGIIKPGVRTVTCGGQDPDALAVIYEEAMLHGDGTVVQPNRSAVEGLYMEISGSDFIYNGYQIHLPLPGAYQIDNALTAITVVDELSRFPGFKGAHCFAGQGLASVRFPARMELMQHDPPVFLDGAHNPQGAAALAQSLSLLGSRPITAVMGMLADKDSSGALEILLPYFRRLICVTPENSRALSGAELSQRAAALGADATSCESLPAALKQAIAQARAEGGAAVVCGSLYLASAARPYLLENSGD